A region of the Pseudomonadota bacterium genome:
CGGCGAGCAGATCCTGTGCGCCTTCGAGGAGCTCTCGGCCGAGCGTCTTGTACAGCGCTACGAAGCCGCCCAGGCCCAGGCGGTTCTGCTGCGAGCCGTGGGCGTTGTCGCGCGCGTGTACTGTTCCGAGGCGTACGGCTACCGGCAGCTCTTTCGCAAGCTCAAGTTTTTGCGCCTGCTGCACGAAATCCGCCCGCTGGCCGCGTCGGCGCAGTTTCCGCAAGGTGGCTACGAAATCGGCATCGATGGACCCTTCAGCATGTTCTCCCAGGTCACCAAGTACGGTCTGCAGCTGGCGCTGGCGCTCCCCGCCGTGCAGGACTGCGAGCGCTTCAGCGTGCAAGCGCAGGTGCGCTGGGGCCAGCAGCGCCAGCCGCTGCGTTTTCGCTTGCAGGGAGGCGAGCCGCGCGGCGGCGCGCCCGCGACGAGCGCAGCAAGGACGCCTGGCGCCACGCAGGCCGCCTTGCCGGACGAAGTGCGCTCGCTGCTCGAACGCCTTTCGGCGCTCGACAGCCCGTGGCGGGTCGAAGCCTGCCGGGAGATCCTCGAGCTGCGCGGGCTGGGCGTCATCGTGCCGGACCTGCTGTTCGTGCACGCGCGCAGCGGGCGCAAGGCCTATCTCGAGGTGCTCGGCTACTGGAGCCGCGACGCGGTATGGAAGCGCGTCGAGCTCGTGGAGCAGGGCCTCGAGCAGACGATCCTGTTCGCCGTGAGCAAGCGGCTCCGAGTCAGCGAGCAGGTGCTCGACCAAAACCTCCCCGGCGAGCTCTACGTCTACAAGAACACCATGAGCGCGCGCGAGATCCTATCCCGGCTCGAGCGCAAACACGGCGGAAACGCCGAGCAGCTGAGCCTGGGATGATTAACTGCATGGGTTGACTCGGAACCTGCGTCCTTTCCTCGTCAGGCCCGTCTTCTATCATGAAGGAGGTCGAACATGACGACAACATACACCAAGAACGAGCAGATTCGCCATACCGTCCGCGAACACTACACGCGGGTGGCTCAGGCGCCCGGCGCGTCCTGCTGCGCAGCGGGCTGTTGTGTGCCCTCATCGGCCGCGTCGTCCCTGCGTATCGGTTACAGCGAGCGGGACCTCGCAGCGGTTCCCGAGGGCGCCGATCTTGGTCTTGGTTGCGGCAATCCCAGGGCGATCGCTTCGTTGCGCCCCGGGCAGACCGTGGTCGATCTGGGCAGCGGGGCGGGCTTCGACTGCCTGCTGGCGGCTCGCGAGGTCGGCGCGCAGGGGCGTGTGATCGGCGTGGACATGACCGTCGAGATGGTCAGCAAGGCTCGCGCAAATGCGGGCAAGGCCGAGGCCGAAAACGTAGAGTTCAGGCTCGGAGAGATCGAGCATCTGCCGGTCGCCGATGGCAGCACGGATGTCGTACTGTCCAACTGCGTCATCAACCTGGTGCCGGACAAGCTCCAGGTGTTGCGTGAGGCTTTTCGAGTGCTCAAGCCAGGTGGTCGGCTTGCGCTCGCCGACGTTGTGGCCCTGAGTGAGCTGCCCGATTCCATCCGGCAGCAGGCTGCAGCGATCTCGGGCTGCATCGCCGGAGCCGCCCGCGTCGACGAGTATCGCGATATGCTCGCGGCCGTAGGGTTCGACGAGATCCGCGTCAGCGTGCATCCCGAGAGCAGGGAGTTCGTGCGTGACTGGCTGCCGGGCAGCGGTGCAGAGCGCTACGTAGCCTCGGCCAGCGTCGAGGCCATCAAACCGAAGGCAGACGGGTGTTGCGCGCCGGATTGCTGTAGCGAGGATGGTGGAGCGTGATCGACGCCAATCCAGACCTCTCGTGGACTTCGCTCGCTGCGCGGCTGCGACCTTTCATCCGCCGCCGCGTCGCGAGCGATGCGGACACCGACGACGTGCTGCAGGAAGTCCTGCTCAGGATGCACCGGGGGCTGCACAACCTGCAGGACGATACGCGCCTTGCCGCCTGGATGTACCGCATCGGACGCAGCGCGATCGCCGATCACCTGCGCGCTCGCCAGCGCCGGGGGCCCGCTCGCGCGCCTCAGGCCGGCGAGGTCACCCACGTGCCCCTGGAAGCGAACGAAGATGCTGTCGCGGCCCCCGTAGCCACCTACGTGGCTTCCTTGGTGGCCCATCTGCCTTCACCCTACCGGGAGGCCATCCAACTAAGCGAGCTCGAGGGACGCTCGCACAAACAAGCTGCGCAGATGCTGGGGATCTCGCTTTCGGCGATGAAATCCCGCGTACTTCGCGGTCGAGCGAAACTGCGTACGATGCTCGAGGCCTGCTGCGACATCACCATCGACCGCCGCGGCAAAGTCATCGCGTGGCAGGCACGCCGCGTTGACGAAGCGGGCTCGAGCTGCTGCTAGGGGCGTGGGTTCAGGAAGGCCCCGCCCCTCGGGGGCCGGCTCTTGCGTTGGCCTTGCCCTTGCTCGGAAACGTGATAGCCGAGGCACTCGAGAAGTCGAACAGGTCGTCTCGATGTTGGTCAAGCCTATCACTAACGAGCGATCGATGACAGTTCGGGCAAGGGCAGGGGCAGGGGCAGGAAAATCCTGTCACGGGCCCTCAGTCACGGCAGTGGAGCAGCGGTGAGCGCACGAAACCTGATCATCGGCCTCGACGGGGCGGATCTCGACCTGGTGCGAGCACTGGGATCGCGCAGGCTGCCAGCCTTGCACGCGCTGCTCGAGCGGGGCGTCTGCGCTGCGCTGCGCAGCGTGCAGCCCCCGGCAACGCT
Encoded here:
- a CDS encoding sigma-70 family RNA polymerase sigma factor, with protein sequence MIDANPDLSWTSLAARLRPFIRRRVASDADTDDVLQEVLLRMHRGLHNLQDDTRLAAWMYRIGRSAIADHLRARQRRGPARAPQAGEVTHVPLEANEDAVAAPVATYVASLVAHLPSPYREAIQLSELEGRSHKQAAQMLGISLSAMKSRVLRGRAKLRTMLEACCDITIDRRGKVIAWQARRVDEAGSSCC
- a CDS encoding arsenite methyltransferase — protein: MTTTYTKNEQIRHTVREHYTRVAQAPGASCCAAGCCVPSSAASSLRIGYSERDLAAVPEGADLGLGCGNPRAIASLRPGQTVVDLGSGAGFDCLLAAREVGAQGRVIGVDMTVEMVSKARANAGKAEAENVEFRLGEIEHLPVADGSTDVVLSNCVINLVPDKLQVLREAFRVLKPGGRLALADVVALSELPDSIRQQAAAISGCIAGAARVDEYRDMLAAVGFDEIRVSVHPESREFVRDWLPGSGAERYVASASVEAIKPKADGCCAPDCCSEDGGA
- a CDS encoding DUF790 family protein, whose product is MLTADLVRARRRGDELSLAALDARARQAAGVLAQRYIELARAGIGSTRADFSDGCAQVPVAARDRKLAAGLRKLVEDRCEFESGAAQDPRTLRAEVFAAASSALRAAPQVADFDRAAWLTRQAEQRGMTLPELERALYADLRGEQILCAFEELSAERLVQRYEAAQAQAVLLRAVGVVARVYCSEAYGYRQLFRKLKFLRLLHEIRPLAASAQFPQGGYEIGIDGPFSMFSQVTKYGLQLALALPAVQDCERFSVQAQVRWGQQRQPLRFRLQGGEPRGGAPATSAARTPGATQAALPDEVRSLLERLSALDSPWRVEACREILELRGLGVIVPDLLFVHARSGRKAYLEVLGYWSRDAVWKRVELVEQGLEQTILFAVSKRLRVSEQVLDQNLPGELYVYKNTMSAREILSRLERKHGGNAEQLSLG